A genomic segment from Asterias amurensis chromosome 6, ASM3211899v1 encodes:
- the LOC139938760 gene encoding alpha-N-acetylgalactosamine-specific lectin-like, with the protein MATVWKISLVFLSVICLSQAECPPLWSVYQGNCYRFFGQRKSWHDAEAHCNGFFTSKSQAHLATIRDSSTNHLLIEMWKTSLISIEDEGDRVWIGLNDQVTEGAYIWISSGTRDIPTGVWLPGQPDEGDGEHCVDFWNNSGKIGWNDENCAKENAFICKMYIGSY; encoded by the coding sequence ATGGCTACCGTCTGGAAAATTTCTCTCGTGTTCTTGTCCGTCATATGTCTTTCTCAAGCCGAGTGTCCACCTCTCTGGTCAGTATACCAAGGGAACTGCTACCGCTTCTTCGGCCAGAGAAAATCATGGCACGATGCTGAAGCTCACTGCAATGGGTTCTTCACCAGTAAGAGCCAGGCCCATCTTGCGACTATCCGGGATTCCAGCACCAACCACTTACTCATTGAGATGTGGAAAACTTCACTGATTTCAATTGAAGACGAAGGGGATCGTGTTTGGATTGGGCTAAACGACCAAGTCACAGAGGGTGCCTATATTTGGATATCAAGCGGGACACGAGACATACCAACGGGTGTCTGGCTTCCTGGCCAACCAGACGAAGGGGATGGTGAGCATTGCGTTGACTTCTGGAACAATTCTGGCAAAATAGGATGGAATGATGAGAACTGCGCCAAAGAGAATGCATTTATTTGCAAGATGTATATCGGTAGTTACTGA